The following proteins are encoded in a genomic region of Desulfosoma sp.:
- a CDS encoding glycosyltransferase, with translation MEKPYDIDVRDSVRRSLGSIHILGSRQYGGADRFYVRLVKALASRGHPVLAVNRPGSPVNKALENVVPQRCFRMMNGLDVYSMWQIRRLIQKSRYPIVQTYMGRATRLTRIPKGLPVVHIARLGGYYKINGYYRHAHAWVGNTKGICDYLVKEGLPATRVFFVGNFVETPRTMTEDELSLYRQQWKIPREAFVILALGRFVPKKGFQDLLQAISLRPNPCKDRPVVWILAGDGPMRNQLEETAVQLGIQSFIRFVGWQNDPAVVYNLADLLICPSRHEPLGNVILEAWSYGVPVLSTRTAGALELIEPNENGFLVDVEKPEQWASFMAKVADFPQEDLRKIGVQGMKVVEERYSEQAIVEAYESLYEQLSASRGLLP, from the coding sequence ATGGAAAAACCATATGACATAGACGTAAGAGATTCCGTTCGAAGATCCCTCGGGTCAATCCATATCCTCGGAAGTCGACAGTACGGTGGAGCTGACAGATTCTACGTACGGCTCGTTAAGGCTCTTGCCTCTCGAGGGCACCCGGTTTTGGCCGTCAACAGGCCGGGAAGTCCTGTGAACAAAGCCCTGGAAAACGTTGTGCCTCAAAGGTGCTTCAGAATGATGAACGGCCTTGACGTGTATTCCATGTGGCAAATCAGGCGCCTTATTCAAAAGAGCCGGTATCCCATCGTGCAAACCTACATGGGACGAGCGACTCGGCTTACCAGAATCCCAAAAGGGCTGCCTGTGGTCCATATAGCCAGGTTAGGAGGCTATTACAAGATCAATGGCTACTATCGCCATGCGCATGCCTGGGTAGGAAATACGAAAGGAATATGTGACTACCTCGTGAAAGAAGGACTTCCTGCAACCAGAGTCTTCTTTGTAGGCAATTTTGTGGAAACACCCAGGACCATGACCGAAGACGAACTGTCCCTGTACAGACAACAATGGAAAATACCTCGAGAAGCCTTCGTGATTCTGGCCTTGGGTCGATTTGTTCCCAAGAAAGGTTTTCAGGATCTTCTTCAGGCCATCTCTCTACGTCCCAACCCATGCAAAGATCGCCCGGTGGTATGGATCCTTGCGGGAGACGGCCCCATGAGAAACCAACTGGAAGAAACGGCCGTACAGCTGGGCATACAATCTTTCATTCGCTTTGTGGGCTGGCAGAATGACCCAGCGGTTGTCTACAACCTGGCAGATCTTTTGATATGCCCGTCACGTCATGAACCCCTGGGAAACGTCATTTTGGAAGCGTGGAGCTATGGTGTTCCGGTGCTCTCCACACGAACCGCTGGAGCACTCGAACTGATTGAACCCAACGAAAACGGTTTTCTTGTTGATGTGGAAAAGCCCGAGCAGTGGGCTTCCTTCATGGCAAAGGTCGCTGACTTTCCTCAGGAAGACCTTCGAAAAATCGGGGTTCAGGGCATGAAAGTGGTTGAAGAACGTTACAGTGAGCAGGCCATTGTGGAAGCTTACGAATCCCTTTACGAACAACTGTCGGCATCCC
- a CDS encoding ABC transporter substrate-binding protein — MKTHPNIFKTTMATVLVGVIALFGVYPGWSADSIKIGAFFDLSGPASSIGTPTKLVAEMVVHKINQEGGINGRPLELIIGDTEGDPTKALLVAKRLVEKDQVIALIGPTRTGTGMAVKAYTEKAEIPVIMTVGGDPVIAGGKYGPFTWTFKTPQRTSTAVTKVYEFLKAKGWTKVALLTATDGFGKDGLEWLLRLAPDHKMEVVANEAFDVNDADMTTQLVKIKATPAQVIICWTIGPAGARVAKNVKQLGITTPLFQCHGQPDPKYVELAGSSADGTYMPSTKLMVADQLPDSDPQKAVIGEFLHFYKDVYHYDKQYPINTHSGYAWDAIMILANAMRQAGTDRAALRTAIEQTRGYVGISGIYNLTPEDHNGLDTDSLVIVQVVDGGWKLIQP; from the coding sequence ATGAAGACGCATCCCAACATTTTCAAGACAACTATGGCAACGGTCCTCGTCGGCGTTATCGCCCTTTTCGGCGTTTATCCCGGCTGGAGCGCGGATTCCATCAAGATCGGCGCCTTTTTCGACCTATCCGGTCCGGCGTCTTCCATCGGGACACCCACGAAGCTGGTGGCTGAAATGGTTGTCCACAAAATCAACCAGGAAGGAGGCATCAACGGGCGACCTTTGGAACTGATCATCGGTGATACCGAAGGCGATCCTACCAAAGCTCTTTTAGTAGCCAAACGTCTCGTGGAAAAGGATCAGGTCATTGCGCTTATCGGCCCTACCCGCACAGGAACCGGCATGGCCGTCAAAGCTTATACGGAAAAGGCTGAAATTCCAGTGATCATGACCGTCGGGGGAGACCCGGTGATCGCCGGAGGTAAATACGGGCCTTTTACTTGGACGTTCAAGACACCCCAGAGAACATCCACCGCCGTAACTAAGGTCTATGAGTTTCTCAAAGCCAAGGGATGGACCAAAGTGGCTCTGCTCACGGCAACGGATGGGTTCGGAAAAGACGGCTTGGAGTGGCTCCTTCGGCTGGCCCCGGACCACAAGATGGAAGTCGTGGCCAATGAAGCTTTTGACGTGAACGATGCGGATATGACCACACAGCTTGTGAAAATCAAGGCCACACCGGCTCAAGTGATCATCTGCTGGACCATCGGGCCGGCCGGAGCCCGTGTCGCCAAGAACGTGAAACAGTTGGGGATCACCACACCTCTCTTTCAATGCCACGGACAGCCCGATCCCAAGTACGTGGAATTGGCCGGATCCTCCGCCGACGGAACCTACATGCCTTCCACCAAACTCATGGTCGCGGATCAACTTCCCGACTCCGATCCTCAAAAGGCGGTCATCGGCGAATTCCTTCACTTTTACAAGGACGTCTACCATTACGACAAACAATATCCCATCAACACTCACAGCGGGTATGCTTGGGACGCCATCATGATTCTGGCCAATGCCATGCGACAAGCCGGTACGGATCGGGCCGCACTTCGGACGGCCATCGAGCAGACGCGAGGCTACGTGGGAATCAGCGGTATTTACAACTTGACACCCGAAGACCACAATGGTTTAGACACCGACTCGCTGGTGATCGTTCAGGTGGTCGATGGAGGTTGGAAGCTGATCCAGCCATGA